The genomic interval GTCGGCCGGCTTTATCAGTCTGAGCGGCGGGATGGACAGCCGAATGGTCGCCGGTGCGGCCGTGCGGTACGGCAAATGGCCCGCCTTTACCTTTTCCAACAACACGGATGTGCTCGAGACACCGGATGTAAAGGCAGCCCGGCAGGTCTGTCAGCGGCTCGGACTGGAACATCACGTCGTTCAGATGACGGCGGAAGAGGCCTTCGAGGAGGCGGATGAAATCGTCCGGCTGTGCGGCGGACTGCTGCCGTTTCACCACCCCCTCAAGGGCTGGCAGAAGGTCAAATGGATGTGCCGCACCACGGGGTACAACATCGGCGGCGGATGCGGAGACCCGATAGCCGGCGACTACGTCAGCTCCATTTATCAGATTGAGCCGGTCTGGACGGACGGGCTGCTGCGGCTGTATGCCCTCGAGCGGCGGCTGTTTTCCAAAGAGGAGCTGACAGGCGTCTTCCGGCGTGAAACCGTCGAGGAGGCGTTCGGGCCGATGCAAGCGGAAATGGTTGAATCGCTGCGGAGCCGGCGCGGGCCGACGGCGGCCCACAAAATCGCCGCCTGGTCGCAGGTCTATTTCAATGCGGGTTTTACCTTCTGCGGACCGGCTTCCACGCACCCGGATGTGAGCGGGGACAGCCCTCATCTCGGATATGAGTATGTGGAAAAAATGCTGCGGATTCCGGCCGAGTGGCTCTACAAGAAAAATTTCTATCACTATATGATTACCCGCTGCCTGCCGACGCTGCGGGATATTATCTACGCCAATACAGGACAGCTTTTAAGCGGGAGAATGGAAACCTACCGTCTGCCCTGGAGGAAAAAAGCCGCCCGGGCGGTCTTCCGGCGAATCCCGTTCCCTCTAACCGCCAAACTCTGGCATCAACCCGCTTCGCTGCGGCCCAGCACCGTCGGTGTTTTTGAGAAAGATGCCCGACTTCATAAAAAAATGAACGAGATTCTGGATGCCAACGCCGCGGTGCGGGAGATATTTGACCCTGAAGGATGCCGCCGGTTTATCGCGGAATACGCCGCCGGACAAAACCGCTTCGGACGTCCCGGCATCAGCGACGAACTGTTCGGCACGCTCGTATCGCTCTTCTACTGGTTCCATCATGCTTCTTCATAACGGAAAGGATTTCGCGTGGCTTCCGGCCAAAAAACAGCCGCTATCGACAAGGAACAGGCCCGACAGCGGGTCCTGAAAATCTTCCCCATACTCCGGAAAACCTATCCGGATGCGACCGTGTCGCTGAACTACAAAAACCCGCTGGAGCTTCTGATTGCGACGATTCTGGCGGCTCAGTGTACGGATGCCCGGGTCAATATCGTCACGGCCGAGCTGTTTAAGAAATACCGCACGCCGCAGGATTATCTGAAGGTGCCGCTGGAGGAGCTGGCTGAGGACATCCGCTCGACCGGTTTTTACAACAACAAAGCCAAAAGCATCCAGGCGGCCTGCCGGAGCATTCTTGAAAAATTCGGCGGCAAGGTGCCGGACACGATGGAGGAGCTGCTGCAGCTGAACGGCGTCGGACGCAAAACCGCCAACGTGATTCTGGGCAACTGCTTCGGCAAGCCGGCGATTATCTGCGATACCCATATGCTGCGGCTGGCCAAACGGCTGGGCCTGTCCAATCAGACCGACCCGGTCAAGCTCGAGTTTGAGCTGATGGAGATTGTGCCGAAGGAACGATACGGCGGCTGGACGCAGTTCAGCCACTGCATTGTCTATCACGGACGGGCGTGCTGTACGGCGCGGAAACCTAACTGCGCCGGCTGCCCGATTGCCCGGTACTGCCCTTCGGCCGGAAAGGCCGTCTGAACCGGCCTTACTTCAACAGCCGCCTGAAGGTCGGGTCCATCGCCTCCGCCCAAATCTGATAACCCTTCTCCTCCGGATGCAGCAGGTCGGGCATGACCTGGCGTGTCAGGACGCCCTGCTCATTGAGAAAGGCCTTGTTGATGTCCAGA from Anaerohalosphaeraceae bacterium carries:
- a CDS encoding asparagine synthase-related protein yields the protein MSLIAGCFCLKGQPKGEACFEKIKAYPLLLKDSGKPYELIYEKTPQAVLLAKYRQTQPPQLFFGQTQDLLILTLGYHDLSYPPAWAEGLTLEQAAERVQNSQGQFVSVLADRRQAQIKIVNNRYGTRAFYYLLDGDTLWFASNITFLIHLCGQKARPDPVGVLQIACYGHTISPRTHTQGVRRLFPATCLSVSPAGIQEKTYWHLGYDVSEDLEPDSYAEDVFETFAQSVGRCMARSSAGFISLSGGMDSRMVAGAAVRYGKWPAFTFSNNTDVLETPDVKAARQVCQRLGLEHHVVQMTAEEAFEEADEIVRLCGGLLPFHHPLKGWQKVKWMCRTTGYNIGGGCGDPIAGDYVSSIYQIEPVWTDGLLRLYALERRLFSKEELTGVFRRETVEEAFGPMQAEMVESLRSRRGPTAAHKIAAWSQVYFNAGFTFCGPASTHPDVSGDSPHLGYEYVEKMLRIPAEWLYKKNFYHYMITRCLPTLRDIIYANTGQLLSGRMETYRLPWRKKAARAVFRRIPFPLTAKLWHQPASLRPSTVGVFEKDARLHKKMNEILDANAAVREIFDPEGCRRFIAEYAAGQNRFGRPGISDELFGTLVSLFYWFHHASS
- the nth gene encoding endonuclease III codes for the protein MASGQKTAAIDKEQARQRVLKIFPILRKTYPDATVSLNYKNPLELLIATILAAQCTDARVNIVTAELFKKYRTPQDYLKVPLEELAEDIRSTGFYNNKAKSIQAACRSILEKFGGKVPDTMEELLQLNGVGRKTANVILGNCFGKPAIICDTHMLRLAKRLGLSNQTDPVKLEFELMEIVPKERYGGWTQFSHCIVYHGRACCTARKPNCAGCPIARYCPSAGKAV